One Spirochaeta africana DSM 8902 genomic window carries:
- a CDS encoding HNH endonuclease — protein MSDNWTEEELRASVDAYVEMHRLEAAGQPFTKKAYYEDLADRFGRTVKSYEYRMQNISYVYSLQGRQWVSGLKPARNVGSNVIQHLERLIAASEGQKLGSNTDFDATVEKLRRKPPASLPKGKKKPKSVQAAVTQYVRDAEVVAWVLAQASGHCECCEAPAPFVREDGSPFLEVHHVQRLADGGEDTINNAVALCPNCHREFHFGANKRELARKVRAKIPRLQAASEVNV, from the coding sequence GTGAGCGACAATTGGACTGAAGAAGAACTGCGAGCATCTGTTGATGCCTATGTGGAGATGCATCGGCTTGAGGCCGCCGGTCAGCCGTTTACAAAAAAAGCGTACTACGAAGATCTGGCTGATAGATTTGGGCGTACCGTGAAGTCGTATGAGTATCGCATGCAGAATATTTCTTATGTCTATTCTCTACAAGGTCGCCAGTGGGTTTCTGGATTAAAGCCAGCTAGGAATGTTGGAAGTAATGTTATCCAACACCTTGAGCGGCTGATAGCTGCCAGCGAAGGGCAGAAGCTCGGCTCAAACACGGATTTTGATGCGACCGTTGAGAAGCTAAGGAGAAAACCACCTGCATCACTGCCAAAAGGAAAGAAAAAACCAAAATCAGTTCAGGCTGCAGTGACCCAATATGTCAGAGATGCTGAGGTAGTTGCATGGGTCCTAGCCCAAGCGTCTGGCCATTGCGAATGCTGTGAAGCTCCTGCGCCATTCGTTCGAGAGGATGGCTCGCCTTTCCTGGAGGTTCATCACGTCCAGCGCTTGGCAGATGGTGGTGAGGATACCATAAATAATGCAGTAGCTCTTTGCCCGAACTGCCACCGTGAGTTTCACTTCGGCGCTAACAAGCGAGAATTGGCAAGGAAAGTTCGCGCAAAAATCCCCCGGCTTCAAGCGGCGAGTGAAGTGAATGTATAA
- the istA gene encoding IS21 family transposase: MHTARILKGLGHTQAEIADALGVSTRMVRNYLTKEVGTTPRKSRVSKLADFCDMIEERLDENLYCNLVPLFERMVTAGFTGQMTILRDYVRTRRKVLAARAIWRFETEPGQQAQVDWKECGTWQIDGREQKLYAFVMLLGYSRKPFVLFTTDMTLPTLLQAHLLAFAWFGAVPCEILYDNMKTAWINQSGVWTVNSQLLALASSCGFVPKRCQIRRPQTKGKVERFIGYLANNFLTRPHVTDSNSIAQLNAYVFRWLIDVDEKQIGGVRKTRRERFAEEKPYMHSWVPEAAPDVRLTKDLVISREGTIRFQTNRYSVDAQYIGQIVTLKANTITRKMEIWHEGNCIRTCLLHPKGACIDDIRKEDTAALIGRWKRENQRSAPETQKTVKLPNPPEHVVAGYGIDVEVRHPSVFDSLMQESA; the protein is encoded by the coding sequence ATGCACACTGCTCGCATCTTGAAAGGGCTTGGGCACACCCAAGCTGAAATCGCAGACGCCCTTGGCGTCAGCACCCGTATGGTGCGAAATTACCTCACAAAAGAGGTTGGAACAACCCCCAGGAAATCACGGGTCAGCAAGCTTGCTGATTTTTGTGACATGATTGAGGAGCGATTAGACGAAAACCTGTATTGCAATCTTGTGCCGCTGTTTGAACGTATGGTCACCGCCGGATTCACCGGCCAGATGACCATTCTGCGAGACTATGTGCGGACTCGGCGAAAGGTGTTGGCAGCACGCGCTATATGGAGATTCGAGACTGAACCCGGTCAACAGGCTCAGGTTGACTGGAAAGAGTGTGGCACCTGGCAGATCGACGGGCGAGAGCAAAAGCTCTACGCTTTTGTCATGCTCCTGGGATACAGCCGGAAACCGTTTGTGCTGTTCACCACCGATATGACTCTGCCAACACTATTACAGGCACATCTGCTGGCCTTTGCCTGGTTTGGCGCAGTGCCCTGCGAGATACTGTACGACAACATGAAGACCGCCTGGATAAATCAATCGGGTGTCTGGACAGTGAACAGCCAGCTGTTGGCATTGGCATCATCCTGCGGCTTTGTCCCCAAACGCTGTCAGATTCGCCGCCCGCAAACGAAGGGCAAAGTTGAACGATTCATCGGGTATCTGGCCAATAACTTTTTGACCCGTCCGCATGTTACCGACAGCAACAGTATCGCACAGCTGAACGCTTATGTTTTCCGGTGGCTCATCGATGTTGATGAAAAGCAGATTGGTGGCGTCAGGAAGACACGCCGGGAACGCTTTGCCGAAGAGAAGCCTTATATGCATTCCTGGGTACCTGAGGCAGCACCAGACGTCCGCTTGACCAAAGATCTGGTGATATCGCGGGAGGGGACTATACGATTCCAAACCAATCGATACAGCGTGGATGCACAGTATATCGGGCAAATTGTTACTCTCAAGGCAAATACAATTACCCGAAAAATGGAAATATGGCATGAGGGCAACTGCATTCGAACCTGTCTGCTGCATCCAAAGGGTGCCTGCATAGATGATATTCGGAAAGAAGATACAGCAGCATTGATCGGTCGCTGGAAACGAGAAAACCAGCGCAGTGCGCCGGAGACACAGAAAACAGTCAAACTGCCAAATCCACCTGAACATGTTGTTGCCGGGTATGGGATCGATGTGGAAGTGCGACACCCCTCCGTGTTCGACAGTTTGATGCAGGAGAGCGCATGA
- the istB gene encoding IS21-like element helper ATPase IstB, producing the protein MNQLTSTLEARMQDMGLEFMAAGLESYLEAQARTENTLSQSIADLLDIEYIPRRERAARSRLKLSGMPAIKRLEDFDLDWIKGGLTAKQLNELASLAFVPRHENVILMGPSGLGKTHLMLALAYKACMTEYTVWYTSCINLIEELGKAREQGRLRRRLTWLRKPHVILIDEVGYESMTREQANLFFQVVNARYEHGSIILTTNKGFGRWADILGDEATATATLDRLLHHSHVFSLKGDSYRMKDRLKVGVVDPV; encoded by the coding sequence ATGAACCAGCTCACATCAACACTGGAAGCCCGCATGCAGGATATGGGACTTGAGTTCATGGCAGCAGGGCTGGAAAGCTATCTGGAGGCTCAGGCCCGAACTGAAAACACCTTGTCGCAGTCGATCGCCGATTTACTGGATATCGAATACATACCCCGACGAGAGCGCGCGGCAAGAAGCAGACTGAAGCTCTCCGGAATGCCGGCAATAAAACGCCTGGAGGACTTTGACCTTGACTGGATCAAGGGTGGACTTACGGCGAAGCAGTTGAACGAACTGGCAAGCCTTGCCTTTGTTCCGAGGCACGAGAACGTTATCCTCATGGGCCCCAGCGGTCTGGGTAAAACTCACCTGATGCTGGCGCTGGCCTACAAGGCCTGCATGACTGAATACACCGTGTGGTACACCAGTTGTATCAACCTGATTGAGGAGCTGGGCAAAGCCCGTGAACAGGGGCGTTTGCGCAGGAGGTTAACCTGGTTGCGAAAGCCGCATGTTATTCTCATCGACGAGGTTGGTTATGAGAGCATGACCAGAGAACAGGCAAACCTGTTCTTCCAGGTTGTAAATGCTCGTTACGAACATGGCAGCATCATCCTGACCACAAACAAGGGATTCGGCAGATGGGCAGACATCCTGGGCGACGAAGCAACAGCTACCGCAACCCTGGATCGCTTGTTACACCACTCTCACGTATTCAGTCTCAAAGGGGATTCATACCGGATGAAAGACCGGTTGAAAGTCGGGGTCGTTGACCCTGTGTAA
- a CDS encoding IS256 family transposase, translated as MAPLKATADFEKLLSRFIGEQDPLLEMLKWMTEQLMRIEAENKAGAVKGKHVANRTTHFSGSRVRRFDTRLGTMYLVVPKLRKGGYIPFFVTEKKRSEQALLQVVQEAFINGVSTRKIDRLAKELGIESISASQVSEINKGLDEQVQQFRNRELDSEYPVIWIDALYEKIRHGQRVQNEAVMVVCGLNSAGEREILAIEPMETESEETYADLFQRLKQRGLKHVWLVVSDAHQGLKNAIRSEFVGACWQRCKVHFMRNVLAKVRSKHKEQFAERLKHIWLQPDQATARKYAKQLMDDWEDSCSDAVEILDSGLDDSLQFYAFAKIDARKISSTNMLERLNKEIRRRSKVVGVFPSRESYIRMVTCYLIEYTEDWTTGRSYIKKESLDEQKEFILRTVA; from the coding sequence ATGGCCCCACTCAAAGCTACCGCAGATTTCGAGAAACTTCTATCCCGTTTCATAGGTGAACAGGATCCTCTGCTTGAAATGCTCAAATGGATGACCGAACAGCTCATGCGCATTGAAGCTGAAAATAAAGCCGGTGCCGTGAAAGGCAAGCATGTCGCAAATCGGACGACTCATTTCAGCGGTTCTCGTGTCAGAAGATTCGATACCCGTCTGGGCACCATGTACCTCGTCGTTCCAAAGCTGCGCAAGGGCGGGTACATTCCCTTCTTTGTAACCGAGAAGAAACGCTCGGAACAAGCACTCCTACAGGTAGTGCAGGAAGCATTTATCAACGGTGTTTCTACCCGTAAGATCGATCGCCTCGCCAAGGAGCTGGGGATTGAATCCATATCAGCCAGCCAGGTCTCTGAAATTAATAAGGGGCTGGATGAACAGGTTCAGCAATTTCGCAACCGAGAGCTGGATTCAGAATATCCAGTTATCTGGATTGATGCACTGTATGAAAAGATACGCCATGGCCAGAGAGTGCAGAATGAAGCAGTGATGGTGGTTTGTGGCCTTAATTCTGCTGGAGAGCGCGAAATACTTGCTATAGAGCCCATGGAAACTGAATCAGAGGAAACATACGCCGACCTGTTTCAGCGCTTAAAACAGCGCGGTCTCAAGCATGTATGGCTTGTGGTATCAGATGCACACCAGGGATTGAAAAATGCAATCCGATCAGAATTTGTCGGCGCATGTTGGCAACGGTGTAAAGTGCATTTCATGCGGAATGTCCTCGCCAAAGTACGCAGCAAACACAAGGAACAATTTGCAGAGCGATTAAAGCACATCTGGCTGCAGCCAGATCAAGCTACCGCGCGAAAATACGCCAAGCAGCTTATGGATGACTGGGAAGACTCTTGCTCTGATGCAGTCGAAATCCTGGATTCCGGACTTGATGACTCACTGCAGTTCTATGCCTTTGCAAAAATCGATGCACGGAAAATCTCGTCCACCAATATGCTGGAGCGATTGAACAAGGAAATCCGTCGACGATCAAAGGTGGTTGGCGTCTTTCCGTCCAGGGAGTCATACATCAGAATGGTCACCTGCTATCTGATAGAATACACCGAAGACTGGACAACCGGCAGATCGTACATTAAAAAGGAATCACTGGATGAACAGAAAGAATTCATCCTGAGAACGGTTGCGTAA